The Agromyces sp. LHK192 genome includes a window with the following:
- a CDS encoding endonuclease/exonuclease/phosphatase family protein, with protein MLVISYNLRKHRAIAELAELDERYSPDAICVQECETHGLAEDVGRLRLAHSTTGNRLGLAVYYRPDRLLPRSIRAFALKKSLHDRILRPAHERLLGARFIDLEHQRDVIVASFHAAPLTALNSLRRHQIRTALSELQLLGPGLPILMVGDYNYPVFKDNLAEKVREHGYELTLSDSRTYTRYKFFRGHFDLATSAGLDIRRVETLPRGSSDHLPILVDAEYADLRASDHQDADIVI; from the coding sequence GCTACAACCTCAGGAAGCACCGCGCGATCGCCGAGCTCGCGGAGCTCGACGAGCGCTACTCACCCGACGCGATCTGCGTGCAGGAGTGCGAGACGCACGGGCTCGCCGAAGACGTGGGGCGTCTCCGCCTCGCGCACTCGACGACGGGCAACCGCCTCGGCCTGGCGGTGTACTACCGCCCCGACCGGTTGCTGCCGCGGTCGATCCGCGCGTTCGCCCTGAAGAAGTCGTTGCACGACCGCATCCTGCGGCCGGCGCACGAGCGGCTGCTCGGCGCCCGCTTCATCGACCTCGAGCACCAGCGCGACGTCATCGTCGCCTCCTTCCACGCGGCGCCGCTGACCGCGCTGAACTCGCTGCGGCGGCATCAGATCCGCACGGCGCTGAGCGAGCTGCAACTGCTCGGCCCGGGCTTGCCGATCCTCATGGTCGGCGACTACAACTACCCGGTCTTCAAGGACAACCTCGCAGAGAAGGTCCGCGAGCACGGCTACGAGCTGACGCTGAGCGACTCGCGCACGTACACGCGTTACAAGTTCTTCCGCGGGCACTTCGACCTGGCGACGTCGGCCGGCCTCGACATCCGCCGCGTCGAGACGCTGCCGCGCGGGTCGAGCGACCACCTGCCGATCCTCGTCGACGCGGAGTACGCGGACCTGCGCGCGAGCGATCACCAGGACGCCGACATCGTCATCTGA